In Xenopus laevis strain J_2021 chromosome 2S, Xenopus_laevis_v10.1, whole genome shotgun sequence, a genomic segment contains:
- the LOC100101283 gene encoding uncharacterized protein LOC100101283 precursor (The RefSeq protein has 2 substitutions, 1 non-frameshifting indel compared to this genomic sequence) codes for MGTECSPRSLLLILLLLLRTNGIFMLPAPKNVHIDSYNLQHKLLWDPILLENVTYTVHLMWGNKDDYIVLCENLIEPVCDFTEEIEFKWRIVVRVRAQRGPAHSNWTETSEFQAASHTKLGPVNFLTVSREEEPNSLYVSFESPLPPNTEYSMKYLLQYWRKGFAVKTELWVTNTLLKLKDLEASAEYCVNVTAVMKIPPVIPDLTGETSHVVCAKTPGAPGVTADKVIFISVGLIILCCIFLGFSYAFSRHRGRIKTWLYPPYNIPPDIEQYLQEPPWNGHLEKSKELHSAEEQYDIISIVESES; via the exons ATGGGCACAGAGTGTTCCCCTCGATCGCTGCTCCTCATCCTTCTCCTACTGCTGCGCACAA ATGGCATCTTCATGTTACCAGCACCCAAGAATGTACACATTGACTCCTACAATCTGCAGCACAAATTGCTTTGGGATCCCATCTTATTGGAAAATGTGACCTACACGGTGCACTTGATGTG GGGAAATAAGGATGACTATATTGTCCTTTGTGAGAATCTTATTGAGCCAGTGTGTGATTTCACAGAAGAGATTGAATTTAAGTGGCGTATTGTTGTAAGAGTACGAGCGCAACGCGGACCAGCACATTCCAACTGGACTGAAACATCTGAATTCCAAGCAGCAAGTCACA CCAAACTAGGTCCTGTAAATTTTCTAATGGTGACCACCAGGGAGGAAGAACCCAACTCTCTCTATGTCAGTTTTGAGTCTCCTTTACCACCAAACACAGAGTACAGTATGAAGTATTTGCTACAATACTGGAGAAAAGGTTTTGCCGTGAAG ACAGAGCTGTGGGTGACCAATACATTGCTTAAACTGAAAGATCTGGAGGCCTCAGCTGAGTACTGCGTGAATGTAACTGCTGTCATGAAGATTCCTCCTGTTATTCCCGATCTGACTGGGGAGACAAGCCACGTAGTTTGTGCAAAAACACCAGGAGCTCCAG gtgtcactgcagacaaagttatttttatttctgtgggACTCATtattctctgctgtatattcctgGGATTCAGCTATGCTTTCTCCAGGCACCGCGGACGTATCAAAACGTGGCTGTATCCCCCATACAATATACCCCCCGACATAGAGCAG TACTTGCAAGAACCCCCCTGGAATGGACATCTAGAAAAAAGCAAAGAATTGCATTCGGCAGAAGAGCAGTATGATATTATTTCCATTGTGGAAAGTGAATCCTGA
- the LOC100037016 gene encoding interferon gamma receptor 2, whose amino-acid sequence MATACFSQALPLILVLLLCTDAVSVLPAPGNVSVSSFNLQQILQWDPVKVENVTYMVEYRSWYEGDNDYLALCKKTTQTECNFTALVPFNWRIILRVRAEVGNLSSIWRETPKFQATRNTTLGPVKSLKLLPREAVHDAISVSFEPPISREILPHGSVMKFTLHYWKNSSGKEKEISSTNTHILLKDLDPMSVYCVEVTASVWNLVGEPSETVCEKTSAAPALTATGYIWLVVGLVCACCVISVCSLALYKHHKMIKKLLPPPPLTIPYHVEKFLQDTSFQYLKGDQCEIEEHYDHISIVEHGSGYDRKDSCNEEWDLKQMPDEKSFYQTIS is encoded by the exons ATGGCCACGGCCTGTTTCAGTCAAGCGTTGCCTCTGATCCTCGTCCTTCTGCTTTGCACAG atgcTGTTTCTGTGTTACCTGCACCTGGAAATGTGAGCGTTAGCTCATTCAACCTACAGCAAATACTTCAAtgggatcctgtgaaagtggaaAATGTAACCTACATGGTGGAATACAGATC GTGGTATGAAGGGGATAATGATTACTTAGCCCTTTGTAAGAAAACTACACAGACAGAATGTAACTTTACAGCTCTTGTTCCATTTAATTGGAGGATCATTCTAAGGGTCAGAGCCGAAGTTGGTAACCTAAGTTCGATATGGCGTGAAACACCAAAGTTTCAAGCAACAAGAAACA CTACTTTAGGGCCTGTGAAATCTCTCAAACTGTTGCCAAGAGAAGCAGTGcatgatgccatttctgtcagcTTTGAGCCCCCTATATCAAGGGAAATCCTTCCACATGGCTCAGTAATGAAGTTTACATTGCATTACTGGAAAAACAGCTCTGGTAAAGAG AAAGAAATCTCGAGCACAAATACTCATATTTTACTGAAGGATCTGGATCCCATGTCTGTATACTGTGTGGAAGTTACTGCCTCTGTTTGGAATCTTGTTGGAGAGCCAAGTGAAACTGTATGTGAGAAAACATCAGCAGCTCCAG CTCTCACAGCAACGGGCTACATTTGGCTTGTGGTCGGACTTGTGTGCGCTTGTTGCGTTATCTCTGTCTGTTCCTTGGCTTTATACAAACACCACAAAATGATTAAGAAGTTGCTGCCTCCTCCTCCTTTGACAATACCATACCACGTCGAAAAG TTCTTGCAGGATACCTCTTTCCAGTATTTAAAAGGCGACCAATGTGAAATAGAAGAGCATTATGATCATATTTCCATTGTGGAACATGGATCCGGCTATGATAGAAAGGACTCCTGTAATGAGGAGTGGGACTTAAAGCAGATGCCTGATGAAAAGTCTTTCTACCAAACTATTTCCTAA